Proteins encoded in a region of the Agromyces protaetiae genome:
- a CDS encoding glycoside hydrolase family 2 protein, with product MQISTSKRAAALDGTYPRPQLRREAWADLTGEWEFAYDDDDRGRHEGWHLAGAAFDRTITVPFPPESPASGIGDTGFHPIVWYRRHVSTEDLGTAGAVDGTSRVLVHFGAVDFRSEVWADGRLLGVHEGGQTPFALEIPADLVATGFSLVVRAEDDHADVSQPRGKQDWLEEPHVIWYHRTTGIWQPVWLEAVPDDHLVRLGWAADLVRASVDLRVRLSRRPRRRLLLDVRIEHDGVELAAMRTPLREPEQAVTLHLPDQGNGQAYERLLWSPERPTLLDARLRIVDEDGTVVDEVLSYLGLRSVDVHGGRFLLNDRPYYVRSVLEQGYWPETHLAAPGADALRAEVELIRELGFNAVRLHEKAEDPRLLFWADRLGLLVWGEIGSAFEFSPRAIERTVTEWMEVVTRDASHPSIVTWVPINESWGVQHASHDPAQQAYIRALFHLTKALDPTRPVISNDGWEHAESDLLTIHDYATSGAELRRSYGDEASVDALVSGVGPAGRRLTLTSAARDGAPVMVTEFGGVSFAPSAPADAWGYSAASTAEDFERRLRDLVGALQASPVLAGFCYTQLTDTRQETNGLTDEHRRPKLPVETLRSIVLGETAR from the coding sequence ATGCAGATCTCGACGTCGAAGCGTGCAGCGGCCCTGGACGGCACCTATCCTCGACCGCAGCTCCGTCGCGAGGCCTGGGCGGACCTGACCGGCGAGTGGGAGTTCGCGTACGACGACGACGATCGAGGCCGCCACGAGGGGTGGCACCTGGCCGGCGCCGCCTTCGACCGCACCATCACGGTGCCGTTCCCGCCGGAGTCGCCGGCGTCGGGAATCGGCGACACGGGCTTCCACCCGATCGTCTGGTACCGGCGCCACGTCAGCACGGAAGACCTCGGCACGGCCGGCGCCGTCGACGGGACGAGCCGCGTGCTGGTGCACTTCGGCGCGGTCGACTTCCGGTCCGAGGTCTGGGCCGACGGCCGCCTGCTCGGCGTGCACGAGGGCGGTCAGACGCCCTTCGCGCTCGAGATCCCCGCGGACCTCGTCGCGACCGGCTTCTCGCTCGTGGTCCGCGCCGAAGACGATCATGCCGACGTCTCGCAGCCGCGCGGCAAGCAGGACTGGCTCGAGGAGCCGCATGTCATCTGGTACCACCGCACGACGGGGATCTGGCAGCCGGTCTGGCTCGAGGCGGTCCCCGACGACCACCTCGTCCGACTCGGCTGGGCCGCCGATCTCGTCCGCGCCAGCGTCGACCTCCGGGTTCGCCTGTCGCGGCGGCCGCGCCGACGCCTCCTGCTCGACGTCCGCATCGAGCACGACGGCGTCGAGCTGGCCGCCATGCGTACGCCGCTCCGCGAGCCCGAGCAGGCGGTGACGCTGCACCTGCCCGACCAGGGCAACGGACAGGCCTACGAGCGGTTGCTCTGGTCGCCGGAACGCCCCACGCTGCTGGATGCACGGCTCAGGATCGTCGACGAGGACGGCACCGTCGTCGACGAGGTCCTGTCGTATCTCGGACTTCGCAGCGTCGACGTCCACGGCGGCCGGTTCCTCCTCAACGATCGCCCGTACTACGTGCGCTCGGTCCTCGAACAGGGCTACTGGCCGGAGACCCACCTCGCCGCGCCCGGCGCCGACGCGCTCCGCGCCGAGGTCGAGCTGATCCGGGAGCTGGGCTTCAACGCGGTCCGACTGCACGAGAAGGCCGAAGACCCGCGGCTCCTGTTCTGGGCCGACCGACTGGGTCTGCTGGTCTGGGGCGAGATCGGCAGCGCCTTCGAGTTCTCCCCCCGCGCGATCGAGCGCACCGTCACCGAATGGATGGAGGTCGTCACGCGCGACGCCTCGCACCCGTCGATCGTCACCTGGGTGCCGATCAACGAGAGCTGGGGCGTCCAGCACGCGTCCCACGACCCGGCGCAGCAGGCGTACATCCGCGCCCTGTTCCACCTCACGAAGGCCCTTGACCCGACCAGGCCCGTGATCTCCAACGATGGGTGGGAGCACGCCGAGTCCGACCTGCTCACCATTCACGACTATGCGACGAGCGGCGCGGAGCTCCGCCGATCCTATGGTGACGAGGCATCCGTCGACGCCCTCGTGAGCGGCGTCGGGCCGGCCGGCCGACGCCTCACCCTCACGTCGGCCGCTCGAGACGGCGCCCCCGTGATGGTGACGGAGTTCGGCGGCGTCTCGTTCGCCCCGTCGGCGCCCGCCGACGCGTGGGGGTACTCGGCCGCGTCGACGGCCGAGGACTTCGAGCGCCGTCTCCGAGACCTCGTCGGCGCCCTCCAGGCATCGCCCGTGCTCGCCGGGTTCTGCTACACACAGCTGACCGACACCCGGCAGGAGACGAACGGACTCACCGACGAGCACCGGCGGCCGAAACTGCCGGTCGAGACGCTCCGCTCGATCGTCCTCGGCGAGACCGCGCGCTGA
- a CDS encoding LacI family DNA-binding transcriptional regulator, whose protein sequence is MGGLMAGRVRLVDVAERAGVSMKTVSNVVNGYAHVQPKLRERVQAAIDELGYRPNLTARRLATGKTGMIALAMPEIDHPYFAEIASHLAAAAAAGGYRVIIEQTLNDPVAERAVLRDREAGLVDGVIFQPTRMATLEIAKLHDDLPLVLLGEVEAPVTTDHVMIDNVAAAGAGVRHLLALGRRRIAFLGLVHGDVTATNRQRLLGYQEALIEAGIRPDPTLVLTADGFSAQDAHAAVDAAVAAGLEFDAVLCRDDRFAAGAVTALRHAGLAVPEDIAVVGWDDTAITAYTAPTLTSIAPDKRALAERAFELLLERMRGHHGPGRHVVVDHTIAVRESAPAG, encoded by the coding sequence ATGGGAGGCCTCATGGCGGGTCGGGTCAGGCTGGTCGATGTGGCCGAGCGCGCGGGCGTCTCGATGAAGACCGTGTCGAACGTGGTGAACGGCTACGCGCACGTGCAACCTAAGCTTCGCGAACGGGTCCAGGCGGCGATCGACGAACTCGGCTACCGGCCCAACCTCACGGCCCGGCGCCTCGCGACCGGCAAGACCGGCATGATCGCCCTCGCCATGCCCGAGATCGACCACCCCTACTTCGCCGAGATCGCCAGTCACCTCGCCGCCGCGGCCGCGGCGGGCGGCTACCGCGTCATCATCGAGCAGACGCTCAACGACCCCGTCGCGGAGCGCGCCGTCCTGCGCGACCGCGAGGCGGGCCTCGTGGACGGCGTCATCTTCCAGCCCACGCGCATGGCCACGCTCGAGATCGCGAAGCTGCACGACGACCTGCCGCTCGTCCTCCTGGGGGAGGTCGAGGCCCCCGTCACGACCGACCACGTCATGATCGACAACGTCGCAGCGGCGGGCGCCGGCGTCCGCCACCTGCTCGCACTCGGCCGCCGCCGCATCGCGTTCCTCGGCCTCGTCCACGGCGACGTCACCGCCACGAACCGGCAACGCCTGCTCGGCTACCAGGAGGCGCTGATCGAGGCCGGCATCCGGCCCGACCCGACGCTCGTCCTCACCGCCGACGGCTTCAGCGCGCAGGATGCGCACGCCGCCGTCGACGCCGCGGTGGCGGCCGGACTCGAGTTCGACGCCGTGCTCTGCCGCGACGACCGCTTCGCCGCAGGGGCCGTGACCGCGCTCCGTCATGCCGGCCTGGCGGTGCCCGAGGACATCGCCGTCGTCGGCTGGGACGACACGGCGATCACGGCGTACACGGCACCGACCCTCACGTCGATCGCCCCCGACAAACGCGCCCTGGCCGAGCGCGCGTTCGAGCTGCTGCTCGAGCGCATGCGCGGGCACCATGGGCCGGGCCGCCACGTGGTGGTCGACCACACGATCGCCGTTCGGGAGAGCGCGCCCGCGGGCTGA
- a CDS encoding ABC transporter substrate-binding protein — protein sequence MSKRLRFTRIAQTAAIAAAGALVLAGCSGGQQGGQAGGEFTGEYDGPEVTLQYWNGFTGGDGPFMQQMVDEFMTEHENIKIENTTQEWSDFYQKLPAAVTAGEGPDVGVMHLDQLSTMAARNVIVPVDDLAEELDLSADDFTQEVWDAGVYNDARYGIPLDVHSLAMYYNTDHFAAAGITEPPADAASFEDALAKLKAAGFDTPFWMPALWPGHLMDLSLLWQNGGEPYAEDGTEATFDSPEGVEALTWMRSMVDQGYSPSDVAIDAQYVAFKNGETSITWDGIWQINDLTESGLPFAAAPVPTIGSDEAVWANSHNFFLPRQASPDADKQNAAKVFIAWMSENSGEWAQAGMIPARQSVRDSGVLDGTVQAPIAEQIDSMRFLPPVPGLGPVQAETLELAVSDAILGKASAEEALTREADRATKLMEENAERFGG from the coding sequence GTGAGCAAGAGGCTACGGTTCACGCGGATCGCGCAGACTGCGGCGATCGCCGCGGCAGGCGCCCTGGTGCTGGCCGGCTGCAGCGGCGGCCAGCAGGGCGGGCAGGCCGGCGGTGAATTCACCGGCGAGTACGACGGGCCCGAGGTGACGCTGCAGTACTGGAACGGCTTCACGGGCGGCGACGGTCCGTTCATGCAGCAGATGGTCGACGAGTTCATGACCGAACACGAGAACATCAAGATCGAGAACACGACCCAGGAGTGGTCGGACTTCTACCAGAAGCTGCCCGCGGCGGTCACGGCGGGCGAAGGCCCCGACGTCGGCGTCATGCACCTCGACCAGCTCTCGACGATGGCGGCGCGCAATGTGATCGTGCCCGTCGACGACCTCGCCGAGGAGCTCGATCTCTCGGCCGACGACTTCACGCAGGAGGTCTGGGACGCCGGCGTGTACAACGACGCGCGGTACGGCATCCCGCTCGACGTCCACTCCCTGGCCATGTACTACAACACCGACCACTTCGCCGCGGCGGGCATCACCGAGCCGCCCGCCGATGCGGCCTCGTTCGAGGATGCGCTCGCCAAGCTCAAGGCCGCGGGCTTCGACACGCCGTTCTGGATGCCGGCCCTCTGGCCCGGGCACCTGATGGACCTGTCGCTGCTCTGGCAGAACGGCGGCGAGCCGTACGCCGAGGACGGCACCGAGGCCACCTTCGATTCGCCGGAGGGCGTCGAAGCGCTGACCTGGATGCGTTCGATGGTCGACCAGGGGTACAGCCCGTCCGACGTCGCGATCGACGCCCAGTACGTCGCCTTCAAGAACGGCGAGACGTCGATCACGTGGGACGGCATCTGGCAGATCAACGACCTGACCGAGTCCGGCCTGCCGTTCGCGGCGGCGCCGGTGCCGACGATCGGCTCCGACGAGGCGGTGTGGGCGAACTCGCACAACTTCTTCCTGCCGCGTCAGGCCTCACCCGATGCCGACAAGCAGAACGCCGCGAAGGTCTTCATCGCGTGGATGAGCGAGAACTCGGGCGAGTGGGCGCAGGCGGGCATGATCCCGGCGCGTCAGTCGGTGCGCGACAGCGGCGTGCTCGACGGCACCGTCCAAGCCCCGATCGCCGAACAGATCGACTCCATGCGGTTCCTGCCGCCGGTTCCCGGTCTCGGCCCGGTGCAGGCCGAGACGCTCGAGCTCGCCGTGTCCGACGCGATCCTCGGGAAGGCGTCGGCCGAAGAGGCGCTCACCCGTGAAGCCGACCGTGCGACCAAGCTCATGGAAGAGAACGCCGAGCGGTTCGGCGGCTGA
- a CDS encoding carbohydrate ABC transporter permease: protein MSIDTRPGASTAEAPGRAARSRVVGRRDADPARQKPFTPWLFLAPYLVLFIVFVVAPSVFGIWMSLHDWDYTLPNQPFVGAENYTDLFDPASVNGGSFWTSMRATGIFTLFSVPLLLVLPLLVALLMNQKFPGRNFFRAVYFAPYVLGVAVVGLMWRYLLDNNIGLVNFYLGLFGLPDDTAWTTSLPAAWVALVGVTVWWTLGFNAVIYLAALQDIPAELYEAAEMDGANAWQRFRAVTLPGLRPILTFVTINTLIASANMFGQSYIITQGAPGRETRTAIYQIAETGLRNFQMGDAAAMSYVLTFFLMLISVIVFWLFRERREKGEQDDSPVAAEIPAGAAAIVKGGATR, encoded by the coding sequence ATGAGCATCGACACCCGTCCGGGCGCCTCCACCGCGGAGGCGCCCGGTAGGGCGGCACGTTCACGCGTCGTCGGCCGGCGCGACGCCGACCCGGCCAGGCAGAAGCCGTTCACCCCCTGGCTCTTCCTCGCCCCCTACCTGGTGCTGTTCATCGTCTTTGTGGTGGCGCCGTCGGTCTTCGGCATCTGGATGAGCCTGCACGACTGGGACTACACGCTGCCGAACCAGCCGTTCGTCGGCGCTGAGAACTACACCGACCTGTTCGACCCCGCGTCCGTGAACGGCGGCTCGTTCTGGACGTCCATGCGTGCGACCGGCATCTTCACCCTGTTCAGCGTGCCGCTGCTGCTCGTGCTGCCGCTGCTGGTCGCATTGCTGATGAACCAGAAGTTCCCAGGACGGAACTTCTTCCGCGCCGTGTACTTCGCACCGTACGTCCTCGGCGTCGCGGTGGTCGGCCTCATGTGGCGGTACCTGCTCGACAACAACATCGGGCTCGTGAACTTCTACCTCGGGCTGTTCGGGCTTCCCGACGACACGGCGTGGACGACCTCGCTGCCCGCCGCGTGGGTCGCGCTGGTCGGCGTGACCGTCTGGTGGACGCTGGGCTTCAACGCCGTCATCTACCTGGCCGCGTTGCAGGACATCCCGGCCGAGCTGTACGAGGCCGCCGAGATGGACGGCGCCAATGCGTGGCAGCGATTCCGGGCGGTGACCCTTCCCGGGCTGCGCCCGATCCTGACCTTCGTGACCATCAACACGCTCATCGCGTCGGCCAACATGTTCGGGCAGTCGTACATCATCACCCAGGGGGCGCCCGGGCGTGAGACACGCACGGCGATCTACCAGATCGCCGAGACCGGGCTCCGGAACTTCCAGATGGGCGACGCTGCGGCGATGAGTTACGTCCTCACCTTCTTCCTGATGCTGATCAGCGTGATCGTGTTCTGGCTGTTCCGCGAGCGGCGCGAGAAGGGCGAGCAGGACGACTCGCCCGTCGCCGCCGAGATTCCCGCGGGGGCCGCGGCGATCGTGAAGGGAGGGGCGACGCGATGA
- a CDS encoding carbohydrate ABC transporter permease, which produces MTVTVDPKTTANPAVAPRGADPLRHRWVRPVRYVLLGIIALIYVSPIIFMIVTSFKTRGDAAGVPPSWIPDPFTTQAYETILAPGTGTPVFVWFLNSLVAATLHAILVVVTASLAAYPLARMRFRGRGVVFGMVIATLLIPPVILIIPNYLIVSNLGWLNTLVAIIIPTAASAFGVFFMRQFFLSLPAELEEAALIDGANRWDTFLRVILPLSRPAMATLALLAFLTNWNDFLWPVYVLFSADVQTLPAGLSTLQSANAVRYDLLMAGAVIASVPVLILFMFLQRFIIEGVSRSGLKG; this is translated from the coding sequence ATGACCGTCACCGTCGATCCGAAGACCACCGCGAACCCGGCTGTCGCCCCGCGCGGCGCTGACCCGCTCCGGCACCGGTGGGTCCGCCCGGTGCGCTACGTGCTGCTGGGGATCATCGCGCTGATCTACGTCAGCCCGATCATCTTCATGATCGTCACGTCGTTCAAGACCCGCGGCGACGCGGCCGGTGTCCCGCCGTCGTGGATCCCGGACCCGTTCACGACGCAGGCCTACGAGACCATCCTGGCCCCCGGCACCGGGACGCCGGTCTTCGTCTGGTTCCTGAACAGCCTCGTCGCGGCGACGCTGCACGCCATCCTCGTGGTCGTCACCGCATCGCTCGCGGCCTACCCGCTCGCACGCATGCGGTTCCGCGGTCGAGGCGTCGTGTTCGGCATGGTCATCGCCACGCTGCTGATCCCCCCGGTGATCCTGATCATCCCGAACTACCTCATCGTGTCCAACCTCGGCTGGTTGAACACCCTGGTGGCGATCATCATCCCGACCGCCGCGTCGGCGTTCGGTGTGTTCTTCATGCGCCAGTTCTTCCTGAGCCTGCCTGCGGAGCTCGAGGAGGCCGCGCTCATCGACGGGGCGAACCGGTGGGACACCTTCCTCCGAGTCATCCTGCCGCTCTCGCGTCCGGCGATGGCGACCCTCGCGTTGCTCGCGTTCCTCACCAACTGGAACGACTTCCTCTGGCCCGTGTACGTGCTGTTCAGCGCCGACGTGCAGACGCTGCCCGCGGGACTCAGCACGCTGCAGTCGGCGAACGCCGTGCGGTACGACCTGCTCATGGCGGGCGCCGTGATCGCGAGCGTGCCGGTGCTGATCCTCTTCATGTTCCTGCAGCGGTTCATCATCGAAGGCGTGTCCCGTTCGGGGCTGAAGGGGTGA
- a CDS encoding glycoside hydrolase family 43 protein, whose product MRRPGNALAAAGAALTAAIAGGLAGCAGPGGPPATEAATDASAEPSPFEPVIDRDFPDPDVLSADGRYWLYATNGNGRNVQAAVSDDLQEWELLAEDPLPDLPNWVIPGKTWAPEVTEIADGQYVMYFTATNFSPARQCIGVATATSPEGPFTVVGEGMLVCPADEGGAIDASTFVDADGTPYLLWKNDGNCCGLDTWISAAPLSADGLALAGEPTRLIMQTLPWEGDLVEAPTMVVRDGVYHLWYSANDYGGDAYAVGHATATALAGPWTKDDEPFLSTDDLGGALHGPGGQDVVRTDDGDVFVFHAWDDAFLGRRVHTAAMTWDGDVPSLGLGG is encoded by the coding sequence GTGAGGCGGCCGGGCAACGCGCTCGCCGCGGCGGGCGCGGCGCTCACGGCGGCGATCGCGGGCGGGCTGGCCGGGTGCGCCGGCCCCGGCGGTCCGCCGGCGACCGAGGCGGCGACGGATGCCTCGGCCGAACCTTCGCCGTTCGAGCCGGTGATCGACCGTGACTTCCCCGACCCGGATGTGCTCTCCGCCGACGGCCGCTACTGGCTCTACGCGACGAACGGCAACGGCCGGAACGTCCAGGCCGCCGTGTCGGACGATCTCCAGGAGTGGGAGTTGCTCGCCGAGGACCCGCTGCCCGATCTGCCGAACTGGGTCATCCCGGGCAAGACCTGGGCGCCCGAGGTGACCGAGATCGCGGACGGGCAGTACGTGATGTACTTCACGGCCACGAACTTCTCGCCGGCGCGGCAGTGCATCGGGGTGGCGACCGCGACCTCACCCGAAGGGCCCTTCACCGTGGTCGGGGAGGGCATGCTGGTCTGCCCGGCGGACGAGGGCGGTGCGATCGACGCCTCGACCTTCGTCGACGCGGACGGCACTCCGTACCTGCTCTGGAAGAACGACGGCAACTGTTGCGGGCTCGACACCTGGATCAGCGCCGCGCCGCTCTCGGCCGACGGCCTGGCGCTTGCGGGGGAACCCACGCGCCTCATCATGCAGACCCTGCCGTGGGAGGGCGATCTCGTCGAGGCGCCGACGATGGTGGTGCGCGACGGGGTGTACCACCTCTGGTACTCGGCGAACGACTACGGCGGCGACGCGTACGCGGTCGGGCACGCGACTGCGACCGCGCTCGCCGGACCCTGGACGAAGGACGATGAGCCGTTCCTGTCGACCGATGACCTGGGAGGGGCGTTGCACGGGCCGGGTGGGCAGGACGTCGTCCGCACCGACGACGGGGACGTCTTCGTGTTCCACGCGTGGGATGACGCGTTCCTCGGCCGGCGAGTGCACACCGCAGCCATGACCTGGGACGGCGACGTGCCGTCGCTCGGGCTCGGGGGCTAG
- a CDS encoding SOS response-associated peptidase encodes MCGRFVVSQKVTDLTDVFDAEDDFPEWEPRFSLAPTDVVPIVRERAKSDTGEFVRRLEPAVWNFHPSFMRDSKRPQFNTRIETVATNGLWKGAFASGRCIVPMRGYYEWTGEPGSKRAHFLHGPDDVLAAAGIATARKLDDGSWQVSTSIITREARDASGEIHDRMPVYLPLDQIDHYLDPAKLDAGGMAAMVEFLHEASDRVAPTISEYEVDPRVNSQRRIDPQDPTLIDPLEGGA; translated from the coding sequence ATGTGCGGAAGATTCGTCGTCTCGCAGAAGGTCACCGATCTGACCGACGTCTTCGACGCGGAAGACGACTTCCCCGAGTGGGAACCGAGGTTCAGCCTCGCGCCGACCGACGTCGTGCCCATCGTGCGTGAGCGCGCGAAATCCGACACGGGCGAGTTCGTGCGACGACTCGAGCCCGCGGTGTGGAACTTCCACCCGTCGTTCATGCGCGACTCCAAGCGGCCGCAGTTCAACACGCGCATCGAGACGGTCGCGACGAACGGACTCTGGAAGGGCGCGTTCGCCTCGGGCCGGTGCATCGTGCCCATGCGCGGCTACTACGAGTGGACCGGCGAGCCCGGCTCCAAGCGCGCGCACTTCCTGCACGGGCCGGACGACGTGCTGGCCGCGGCGGGCATCGCCACCGCGCGCAAGCTCGACGACGGCTCCTGGCAGGTGTCCACCTCGATCATCACGCGCGAGGCGCGCGACGCGAGCGGCGAGATCCACGACCGCATGCCGGTCTACCTCCCGCTCGACCAGATCGACCACTATCTCGACCCGGCGAAGCTCGACGCGGGCGGCATGGCCGCGATGGTCGAGTTCCTGCACGAGGCATCCGACCGGGTCGCACCGACCATCAGCGAGTACGAGGTCGACCCGCGCGTGAACAGCCAGCGTCGCATCGACCCGCAGGACCCGACGCTCATCGACCCGCTGGAAGGCGGCGCATGA
- a CDS encoding ABC transporter substrate-binding protein gives MKRSVGAAAVAIVAGSLALAGCSSAGSQGGGGSELTSGPIKIWYSTNEQEIEWAEAVVEAWNAEHPDEEVTAEAIPAGKSSEDAISAAITAGNTPCLVYNTAPAAVPGFQKQGGLVNISTTFDDGESFVTERSGDAADGFRSPDGDLYQVPWKANPFMLYYNKDVFAQAGLDAENPALETYDDVLAAAKAIKDAGAADFALYPPASSDYTNALFDFYPFFLANSGGVQLVSDGQATFTSDEGLQTLEFWKALYADGYASAEAYSGDAWAGPFADGVAAMGIAGPWGAGAFDGKVEYGVVPLPTAEGKTIDETYTFGDSKNVGLYTSCEHQQTAWDFVKFSMDADNDLALLETTGQFPIRTDISEVAGDYLAANPLLETFSLEVPLTVDVPNIANATEIWQTFRDAWSEAVQSGQGDLAEVMQAAADKIDTLASQE, from the coding sequence ATGAAGCGTTCTGTAGGTGCCGCAGCAGTGGCCATCGTCGCCGGCTCGCTCGCGCTGGCCGGATGCAGTTCCGCCGGGTCCCAGGGGGGCGGCGGTTCCGAGCTCACGTCGGGCCCGATCAAGATCTGGTACTCGACCAACGAGCAGGAGATCGAGTGGGCTGAGGCGGTCGTCGAGGCGTGGAACGCCGAGCACCCCGATGAGGAGGTGACGGCCGAGGCGATCCCTGCGGGAAAGTCCTCCGAGGACGCCATCTCGGCGGCGATCACGGCCGGCAACACTCCGTGCCTCGTCTACAACACCGCGCCTGCTGCGGTGCCCGGCTTCCAGAAGCAGGGCGGGCTCGTGAACATCTCCACGACGTTCGACGACGGCGAGTCGTTCGTCACCGAGCGTTCGGGTGACGCGGCGGACGGCTTCAGGTCGCCCGACGGCGACCTGTACCAGGTGCCGTGGAAGGCCAACCCCTTCATGCTCTACTACAACAAGGACGTGTTCGCGCAGGCCGGTCTCGATGCCGAGAACCCCGCACTCGAGACGTACGACGACGTGCTGGCCGCGGCGAAGGCGATCAAGGACGCGGGCGCCGCGGACTTCGCGCTCTACCCGCCCGCATCGAGCGACTACACGAACGCGCTGTTCGACTTCTACCCGTTCTTCCTCGCCAACTCCGGTGGGGTCCAGCTCGTCAGCGATGGCCAGGCCACCTTCACGAGCGATGAGGGTCTGCAGACCCTGGAGTTCTGGAAGGCGCTCTACGCCGACGGGTACGCCTCGGCCGAGGCCTACAGCGGCGACGCCTGGGCCGGCCCCTTCGCCGACGGCGTCGCGGCCATGGGCATCGCCGGACCGTGGGGTGCCGGAGCGTTCGACGGCAAGGTCGAGTACGGGGTCGTGCCGCTGCCGACGGCCGAGGGCAAGACGATCGATGAGACCTACACGTTCGGCGACTCCAAGAACGTCGGCCTCTACACGTCGTGCGAGCACCAGCAGACGGCCTGGGACTTCGTGAAGTTCTCGATGGACGCGGACAACGACCTCGCGCTCCTCGAGACGACGGGTCAGTTCCCGATCCGCACCGACATCTCGGAGGTCGCGGGCGACTACCTGGCGGCGAACCCGTTGCTCGAGACCTTCTCGCTCGAGGTCCCGCTCACGGTCGACGTGCCGAACATCGCGAACGCGACCGAGATCTGGCAGACCTTCCGCGACGCGTGGAGCGAGGCGGTGCAGTCCGGTCAGGGCGACCTCGCCGAGGTCATGCAGGCGGCGGCGGACAAGATCGACACCCTCGCGTCTCAGGAGTGA